One Sphingobacteruim zhuxiongii DNA window includes the following coding sequences:
- a CDS encoding potassium channel family protein yields MKYIVLGLGHFGRSLAIHLTELGHEVIAADKNLSIVEQTKDKITHTVCLDSTDKEAVSSLPLRDSNAVIVAIGEEEGASLLTVALLKQLKVKRIIGRVVSDLQKTVLEAMNIDEYIMPEEEAAERLAMRLDNIDIVDSFKVSDKYSIVETRVPAKYVGMTLKDADLTNKYKVIVLTTLQVETETTAEGATKLLKEASGIAKSDTVLRENDLLVLFGELANIKNLIQKG; encoded by the coding sequence ATGAAATACATCGTACTGGGACTCGGACATTTTGGAAGATCATTGGCTATTCATTTAACAGAATTAGGACATGAAGTAATTGCTGCTGATAAAAATTTAAGTATCGTTGAACAAACGAAGGATAAAATAACGCATACCGTGTGTTTAGATTCGACCGACAAGGAGGCAGTAAGCTCCTTGCCTTTACGTGATAGCAATGCTGTTATCGTTGCTATTGGGGAAGAAGAAGGCGCAAGTTTATTGACTGTTGCGCTTTTAAAGCAATTGAAAGTCAAACGAATTATTGGACGCGTTGTATCGGATTTGCAAAAAACAGTTCTTGAGGCGATGAATATCGATGAATACATTATGCCGGAAGAAGAGGCCGCCGAGCGATTAGCGATGCGACTGGATAATATTGATATCGTTGACTCTTTTAAAGTGTCTGATAAATATAGTATTGTGGAAACACGTGTGCCAGCAAAGTATGTCGGAATGACTTTAAAAGACGCTGATTTAACCAATAAGTACAAGGTAATTGTATTAACCACGTTGCAAGTTGAAACTGAAACAACGGCAGAAGGGGCAACGAAATTATTGAAGGAAGCTTCTGGAATTGCAAAATCAGATACAGTGTTGCGTGAAAATGATTTGTTAGTTTTGTTTGGTGAGCTGGCTAATATTAAGAACCTAATTCAGAAAGGTTAG
- a CDS encoding TrkH family potassium uptake protein, with translation MVLHVGYITDPELADITQKIVISMYYGLFLFETIRTVSSILVARRIDVSHYSGVVITAYFLLVTIARHSGGLISTFEKDEWLYMGIAIMFLSELSRSSLFFDNFYFNPTILFVVSFLGLIILGAVLLMLPRTTLEAPLSFIDAFFMATSAVCITGLTVTDISTNFSFFGQAVIMALIQIGGLGIMTFTGFFGYFFSGGFSFKNQLMFGEILGENKLNSVISTLITIILITFLFEFIGGLLIFFSLDPKLFDSFGERVFFAAFHAISGFCNSGFTIIKEGINNENYRFNYNFQLAVSSMFIIGSLGFGTIFNFYTLIKARIDAFICKYIFQRNYIHRPQVFSFNSRFIVICNLFVIIVATISYFLLEKNHSLIDDKTVYGDWVTSLFMANSARSAGFNSVNLNFINIPTLIMVVTLMWVGVSPGSTGGGVKVTTVAIALMNIVALARGKESIEVFKRKIAAESVNKSFAIILLSILTILFSFILLNFSDPNQQMVPLLFETVSAYTTCGLSLGITASLSATSKIILMLTMFVGRVGMLTLLVAFIKNTKNKSYIYPTEKILF, from the coding sequence ATGGTGCTTCACGTCGGCTATATTACCGATCCAGAATTAGCGGATATCACCCAGAAAATAGTCATTTCGATGTATTACGGATTGTTTCTATTCGAGACGATTCGAACAGTATCCTCGATTTTGGTAGCAAGGCGGATCGATGTTTCGCATTATTCTGGCGTTGTAATCACGGCATATTTTTTACTGGTTACCATTGCAAGGCATTCGGGAGGTCTTATATCCACCTTTGAAAAAGACGAATGGCTGTATATGGGGATTGCAATTATGTTTCTGTCTGAACTTTCTCGGAGTAGCCTGTTTTTCGATAACTTTTATTTTAATCCAACTATACTTTTCGTTGTCAGCTTTCTTGGATTAATTATTCTCGGGGCGGTACTGTTGATGTTGCCTAGAACAACGTTGGAAGCTCCATTAAGCTTTATTGATGCCTTTTTTATGGCAACAAGCGCCGTGTGTATTACAGGGCTTACTGTGACAGATATTTCGACGAATTTCTCCTTCTTCGGACAAGCGGTTATCATGGCGCTAATTCAGATAGGCGGATTGGGAATCATGACCTTTACAGGGTTTTTTGGATATTTTTTCTCCGGAGGTTTCTCCTTTAAAAATCAATTGATGTTTGGAGAAATATTGGGAGAGAATAAACTGAACTCGGTCATATCGACCTTAATCACCATTATCTTAATCACCTTCTTGTTTGAATTTATTGGTGGATTGTTAATCTTTTTCTCTTTAGACCCTAAATTGTTCGACAGCTTCGGAGAGCGAGTTTTTTTTGCAGCTTTTCATGCCATATCCGGGTTCTGTAACTCTGGGTTTACGATTATCAAAGAAGGCATAAACAACGAAAACTATCGGTTTAATTATAATTTTCAATTGGCAGTTTCGTCCATGTTTATTATTGGTAGTTTAGGGTTTGGAACTATTTTTAACTTCTATACTTTAATAAAAGCTAGAATCGATGCCTTCATCTGTAAGTATATTTTCCAACGCAATTATATCCATAGACCGCAGGTGTTTTCATTCAATTCGCGTTTTATTGTGATCTGTAATCTTTTCGTAATTATCGTAGCGACAATCTCTTATTTTTTGCTCGAGAAAAACCATAGCTTAATTGATGACAAGACGGTTTATGGTGATTGGGTAACCTCATTATTCATGGCCAATTCTGCCAGATCAGCAGGATTCAACAGTGTGAACCTTAATTTTATTAATATTCCAACGTTAATCATGGTTGTCACCTTAATGTGGGTTGGCGTATCTCCAGGGTCAACTGGTGGGGGAGTGAAAGTGACAACGGTAGCTATTGCGCTCATGAATATTGTTGCTTTAGCGAGAGGAAAAGAATCTATCGAAGTATTTAAACGCAAGATTGCAGCCGAATCGGTCAATAAATCATTCGCGATTATACTCTTATCCATATTAACAATCTTATTCAGCTTTATTCTACTTAATTTTTCAGATCCCAACCAACAGATGGTGCCCTTGCTTTTTGAAACGGTGTCCGCGTATACCACCTGTGGCTTGTCTTTGGGTATTACCGCCTCGTTGTCCGCGACGAGTAAGATTATTTTAATGTTGACCATGTTTGTGGGACGTGTGGGGATGCTGACTTTGCTTGTCGCGTTTATTAAGAATACGAAGAACAAAAGCTATATTTATCCAACTGAAAAAATTCTGTTTTAA
- the rsgA gene encoding ribosome small subunit-dependent GTPase A yields MRGLVTKSTGSWYLVLGPDDVRYECRIKGKFRTHGIKSTNPVAVGDWVKFELEPGQQKGIITELEPRKNYIIRKSVNLSKQTQIIGANLDQAILVVTLASPATSTGFIDRFLVTAEAYSIPAILIFNKLDLFSEEGLELLDEFMGLYEHLGYPCYAVSALEGEHIEEVRTLLKDKTTVVSGHSGVGKSTLVNAVVPEAAMKTGEISEWSDKGKHTTTFAEMIELPFGGKLIDTPGIRELGIVDIEPQELSHFFPEMRALLNECKFHNCRHINEPGCAVLQAVEAGEIEPSRYDSYISIYNNENNRN; encoded by the coding sequence ATGCGCGGTTTAGTAACGAAATCTACAGGTAGTTGGTATTTGGTTTTAGGACCTGATGACGTTCGCTATGAGTGCAGGATAAAAGGGAAATTTAGAACCCATGGGATTAAGAGTACCAATCCTGTTGCTGTCGGCGACTGGGTAAAATTTGAATTGGAACCCGGACAGCAGAAAGGAATTATAACGGAACTGGAGCCCCGCAAAAACTATATTATTCGGAAATCAGTTAACCTATCCAAGCAAACGCAAATTATTGGTGCAAACTTGGATCAGGCGATTCTTGTTGTTACACTCGCTTCTCCAGCGACCTCTACGGGCTTCATAGATCGTTTTTTGGTAACGGCAGAAGCTTACAGTATCCCCGCTATTTTAATTTTTAACAAGCTCGATTTATTCAGCGAGGAGGGATTGGAACTGCTTGATGAATTTATGGGGCTTTACGAGCACCTAGGCTATCCTTGCTATGCGGTATCGGCGCTAGAAGGAGAACATATTGAAGAGGTACGCACATTATTGAAAGACAAGACGACAGTCGTATCTGGGCATTCAGGCGTGGGTAAGTCGACATTGGTAAATGCTGTTGTTCCCGAAGCCGCTATGAAAACAGGTGAAATATCAGAATGGTCAGATAAAGGCAAGCACACGACTACTTTCGCTGAAATGATTGAATTGCCTTTCGGCGGAAAGCTTATTGATACCCCTGGAATTCGTGAACTTGGTATCGTTGATATCGAACCGCAGGAATTATCTCATTTCTTTCCGGAAATGCGCGCTTTATTGAATGAATGTAAGTTCCACAACTGTCGACATATTAATGAGCCAGGCTGCGCTGTATTGCAGGCGGTAGAGGCTGGAGAGATCGAACCCTCACGTTACGATAGCTACATTAGTATATACAACAACGAAAATAATCGAAATTAG
- a CDS encoding YfhO family protein, whose amino-acid sequence MKNWFKENANHLSVIGIFLLLVVFYFTPVWQGKTLLQHDVMQARGSQKEIFDYKEKDGKTPLWTNSMFGGMPTYQIWYDHANNLTTHIGPAIRAVFPPPSDVLLLFLLGGYFLFSVLKIRPWLAALGAIALAFSSYNIIYVEAGHLSRAYAIAYMAPIIASVILCYRGSRYWGPSLLALFLALELRANHVQITYYLFLSILVLVGFELYYAIRDKKLKNFVQASVLQLVGVIIAVLVNASVLFPTYEYAKETIRGKANLTKTGDAEAPSGGLDKDYAYAWSQGVGENITFLIPNAYGGRSSGVLDEKSNVVKTLVKVGAPQGEAVQMAKSYFPTYWGEKSFTSGPWYFGAAVIFLAILGLFIVKNRLKWWILTATILAILLSFGKNFPLVSDLFFDYFPMYNKFRAVESILVIPAVLIPIMAILALNELITRGNEIPKLDKTILYTGGAVAALCLLIALMPSVLDLRTSQHQQYVGQLQQLVGDQNLANELANSLLKDRSDLASKDAWRSFFIVALTLGLVFAFVKKKVSATILIAAITLITLVDLWSVDKRYLNNDAFVDKSIYDKPIPEREVDQLIHMDKDLSYRVFDLTTSPFQDAGASYFHKSIGGYHAAKLMRFQEVLENQFNNNINEDVLDMLNVRYVITKDPSNNSDRIQRRSSALGNAWFVDKVSFVKSNNEEMSALGTIDPRKEAVINEGFKNQFNDKGIANSPNAEIKLISYHPDTLKYEYSTPAEGFAVFSEIFYDKGWKAYVDGEEAPIIRADYLLRGLKLPGGNHKVEFVFAPESMRISNIISLIASIVLVIGLGFAAWMGYKHNNKNKPAVKAS is encoded by the coding sequence ATGAAAAATTGGTTTAAGGAAAATGCGAATCACCTATCTGTTATAGGGATCTTCCTGCTGTTGGTTGTATTCTACTTTACACCGGTATGGCAAGGGAAAACGTTATTGCAGCATGATGTGATGCAGGCGAGAGGCAGCCAGAAGGAAATTTTCGACTACAAAGAAAAGGATGGAAAGACTCCTTTGTGGACAAACTCAATGTTCGGCGGAATGCCTACCTACCAAATTTGGTATGACCACGCAAACAACTTGACAACACATATAGGACCAGCAATTCGTGCTGTTTTTCCACCTCCATCAGATGTGTTATTACTGTTCTTACTGGGAGGGTATTTTTTATTTTCTGTATTAAAAATACGTCCTTGGCTGGCGGCATTAGGTGCCATTGCCTTGGCCTTTTCATCTTATAACATCATATATGTTGAAGCGGGACACCTAAGTAGGGCCTACGCGATCGCTTATATGGCGCCTATAATTGCTTCGGTTATTCTTTGTTACAGAGGGAGTCGTTATTGGGGGCCATCATTATTAGCCTTATTTCTGGCATTAGAGTTACGGGCCAACCACGTCCAAATTACTTATTATTTGTTCTTAAGTATCTTGGTATTAGTAGGGTTTGAGTTATATTATGCAATCCGCGATAAGAAGCTTAAGAATTTTGTGCAAGCGTCGGTATTGCAACTGGTAGGTGTCATAATAGCCGTGCTAGTTAATGCTTCTGTATTGTTTCCAACCTATGAATATGCAAAAGAAACTATTCGTGGGAAAGCGAACTTAACAAAAACTGGAGATGCAGAAGCGCCTTCAGGAGGATTAGACAAAGATTATGCTTATGCTTGGAGCCAAGGAGTAGGAGAAAATATTACTTTCCTTATTCCAAACGCATATGGTGGACGTTCATCGGGCGTCTTAGATGAGAAATCGAATGTAGTAAAAACCTTGGTAAAAGTTGGAGCTCCTCAAGGCGAAGCGGTGCAAATGGCGAAAAGCTATTTCCCAACATATTGGGGAGAGAAATCTTTTACTTCCGGACCTTGGTACTTTGGTGCTGCTGTCATATTCCTTGCGATTTTAGGTTTGTTCATCGTCAAAAATCGCTTAAAATGGTGGATTTTGACGGCTACTATTCTCGCGATTCTTTTATCGTTTGGTAAAAACTTCCCATTGGTGTCGGATTTGTTTTTTGATTATTTTCCGATGTACAATAAGTTTAGAGCGGTTGAGTCGATCTTAGTGATTCCTGCGGTTCTGATACCAATTATGGCAATACTGGCATTAAACGAATTAATCACAAGGGGTAATGAAATTCCTAAATTAGATAAAACAATTCTGTATACAGGCGGAGCAGTTGCTGCGCTTTGTCTATTGATTGCTTTGATGCCAAGTGTATTGGACTTAAGAACATCACAACATCAGCAATATGTTGGTCAATTGCAACAATTGGTGGGAGATCAGAATCTTGCCAATGAATTGGCAAATTCATTATTAAAAGATCGTTCGGACTTAGCGTCGAAGGATGCGTGGAGATCATTCTTTATCGTTGCTTTGACCTTGGGATTGGTCTTTGCATTCGTGAAAAAGAAAGTTTCAGCGACTATTCTAATAGCAGCGATCACATTAATTACTTTAGTTGATTTATGGTCAGTTGATAAACGTTATCTAAACAACGACGCGTTTGTTGACAAAAGCATCTACGATAAACCAATTCCTGAACGCGAGGTTGATCAATTGATCCATATGGATAAAGATCTTTCTTACCGAGTGTTCGATTTGACAACCAGCCCCTTTCAAGATGCGGGAGCTTCTTATTTCCATAAAAGCATAGGTGGTTATCATGCCGCTAAATTGATGCGCTTCCAAGAAGTATTGGAAAATCAATTCAATAATAATATCAATGAAGACGTATTGGATATGCTTAATGTTCGCTACGTGATTACGAAAGATCCGTCGAACAACTCAGATCGTATTCAACGCCGTAGTTCGGCTTTAGGAAATGCTTGGTTTGTTGACAAAGTGAGTTTCGTAAAGAGTAATAATGAAGAAATGAGCGCCTTAGGGACAATTGATCCGCGCAAAGAAGCGGTAATCAATGAGGGATTCAAAAACCAGTTCAATGATAAAGGAATCGCCAACTCTCCAAATGCGGAAATTAAGTTGATTTCTTATCATCCGGATACGCTAAAATACGAATACAGTACACCTGCAGAAGGCTTTGCCGTATTCTCAGAAATATTTTACGATAAGGGCTGGAAAGCTTACGTGGATGGCGAAGAAGCGCCAATTATTCGCGCAGATTATTTGTTACGTGGTTTAAAACTCCCTGGAGGAAATCATAAAGTGGAGTTTGTATTCGCTCCAGAGTCTATGCGTATTTCCAATATCATCTCGCTAATAGCATCAATTGTCTTGGTTATCGGATTGGGATTTGCTGCATGGATGGGATATAAGCACAATAATAAAAATAAGCCTGCTGTAAAAGCAAGCTAG
- a CDS encoding ribonuclease HII: MKNQAVLLSSFQQEFIEAGCDEAGRGCLAGPVFAAAVIFPADYHNAILNDSKKLSEKKRMALRPIIEQEALAYAVATVSAAEIDKINIHKASYLAMHKAIDMLKMKPEYLIIDGNKFIPYPDLPHTCIVKGDGKYLSIAAASILAKTYRDQYMEDLSIEFPEYDWLQNKGYPTVKHREAVIRLGLTPHHRKTFRVSDPQLALF, encoded by the coding sequence ATGAAGAATCAAGCCGTTTTATTATCAAGTTTCCAACAGGAATTCATTGAGGCTGGTTGCGATGAAGCTGGACGCGGTTGTCTTGCCGGGCCAGTGTTCGCGGCCGCAGTTATTTTCCCCGCAGATTACCATAATGCAATATTAAATGACTCAAAGAAGCTCTCCGAGAAGAAAAGGATGGCATTACGCCCGATAATTGAACAAGAAGCACTTGCGTATGCGGTTGCTACTGTCTCGGCAGCAGAAATTGACAAAATCAATATACATAAAGCATCTTACCTAGCGATGCATAAAGCGATCGATATGCTGAAGATGAAGCCAGAATATTTAATAATTGATGGGAATAAATTTATTCCATATCCAGATCTACCCCACACTTGTATCGTGAAAGGCGATGGAAAATACCTATCTATCGCTGCAGCGTCAATATTAGCGAAAACCTACCGTGATCAGTATATGGAAGACTTATCAATCGAATTCCCGGAGTATGATTGGTTACAAAATAAAGGCTATCCGACGGTCAAACACCGAGAAGCGGTTATTCGATTAGGTCTCACTCCACACCATAGAAAAACCTTCAGAGTTTCGGATCCACAACTGGCCTTATTCTGA